One part of the Melioribacteraceae bacterium genome encodes these proteins:
- a CDS encoding 50S ribosomal protein L25, with product MSEISIKAKKRILSTKGAVNKLRRNGEVPGIFYTKGTEPIAISVPELSLHPIVYTAETHIINLEVDDNEVRKSILKNIQFDPVTDKVIHFDFLGISLDQEIDIEVPIALTGQAKGIKEGGIIQQSMHKLQVSCLPGDIPEHISIDVTNLGLGDAVHVKDLAIEKVKIRHNEEVIIVAVVMPRAQVETPAAGTEVLAEEKMEPEVISKGKQTEEEE from the coding sequence ATGTCAGAAATAAGTATCAAGGCGAAAAAAAGAATATTATCGACCAAAGGAGCCGTAAATAAATTAAGAAGAAATGGCGAGGTACCGGGAATATTCTATACCAAAGGAACTGAACCGATTGCTATTTCCGTTCCGGAATTGTCACTTCATCCGATTGTTTATACTGCGGAAACCCACATAATTAATCTGGAAGTGGATGACAACGAAGTAAGAAAATCCATTCTTAAAAACATTCAGTTTGATCCGGTAACAGATAAGGTTATTCATTTCGATTTTCTCGGTATTTCACTCGATCAGGAAATTGATATCGAAGTACCGATTGCTCTTACAGGACAGGCAAAAGGAATTAAGGAAGGTGGTATTATTCAGCAATCGATGCATAAACTACAGGTTTCGTGTCTGCCGGGTGATATTCCTGAACATATTTCAATTGACGTTACAAACCTCGGCCTGGGAGATGCAGTACACGTTAAAGATCTTGCAATCGAGAAAGTTAAAATACGTCACAATGAAGAAGTGATAATTGTTGCTGTTGTAATGCCGAGAGCACAGGTTGAAACACCTGCAGCGGGTACTGAAGTTCTGGCAGAAGAAAAAATGGAACCCGAAGTGATCTCGAAAGGCAAGCAGACTGAAGAAGAGGAATAA
- a CDS encoding zinc ribbon domain-containing protein: MPTYEYKCLECGNLFELFQKITEEPAKECPVCKGHVKRLIGGGLGPIFKGSGFYQTDYKSNSKNDSKKESKKD, translated from the coding sequence ATGCCGACATACGAATATAAATGTCTTGAGTGCGGAAACTTATTCGAACTTTTTCAAAAAATTACAGAGGAGCCGGCTAAAGAATGTCCTGTCTGCAAAGGACATGTTAAACGTCTTATTGGAGGCGGACTGGGACCAATTTTTAAAGGAAGCGGATTCTACCAGACCGATTACAAATCCAATTCTAAAAATGACAGTAAAAAGGAATCGAAAAAAGACTAG
- a CDS encoding biopolymer transporter Tol: protein MKKIFYSIIGLMLFSSVASAQFGQNKVQYKNYNWLFIQTKHFDVYFAEGGERIAEFTAAVAEDAINKLHMDFNYLINNRVALIVYNSHNDFIETNITDQYLSQGIGGFTEPFKNRVVFPFEGSYEKFRHVIFHELVHAIMQDFYYGGTIQNIISKGITLQLPHWFMEGSAEYLSQGWETNTDMFIRNAIISEQLPDIERLTGYLGYRGGQSVFKYIADTYGRQKIGELVNKIKSLGSVEAALKGSIGISMEELNERWKKSLKKEYWPDIAVKEDPDEFAKRLTDNRKDGGFYNSSPALSPQGDKIAFISDRDIYLDVYIMEASTGKILKKLVESGRANDFEELNLLHPSLTWSPDNRRIAISLKSGGYDRIYLIDTETEESTELPFQFPGIESVNWSRDGNRISFNAHNATQSDIYFYDLSTGALENVTNDIFSDTDPVWSPDSKKIVFASDRKDILNGSAVGENFFMYNHEFGQLDLYIIDVESRKIERLTDWEFSNERFATFSDQGDEILFVSDKNGIDNIYRKKIRGANSSDELKLTDIKAIPITNSYGQISQISTSYDGKKLAFTSLYKMGYNIFMLSNPYEMKLDSDTLKLTNYMASLVNKGTGPAKLFSDETYAEKKDSVNNGIAADSDTTVSKSKKIFVGQYVTDEEVKSDSVTNNYRKYVFGGEDIPSDSTRIINRDELFAQKLDPDGNFLVNRYKINFSPDLIYANAGYSSLYGLLGTTVLSFSDVLGNHRLIGITSLQIDIKNSDYGLAYYYLENRMNFGIEGFHTARFLYRSSFFGSELYRFRNFGAVVSASYPINRFYRLDGSLSLMNVTSENLDNISVPSDKATYIVPAVSFIHDNVMWGYTSPIEGTRYNFTLFGNPGITRKQQSFYSLVFDYRTYLRFWFDNSLVFRFSGGYSGGANPQKFFMGGTDNWINRTFATQDIPIETASDFAFLTPAMPLRGFDYAEKIGSKYSLVNLELRMPLIRYLLTGPLPLLFQNILGVAFVDAGAAWSNTGKLKPFTKNQFGNTITNDLMIGTGVGFRLYLLFLWRFDVAWKYNVQGFSSPRYYLSIGYDF from the coding sequence ATGAAAAAAATATTTTATTCTATTATAGGTCTGATGCTTTTTTCAAGCGTTGCCTCCGCCCAATTCGGACAGAATAAAGTTCAGTATAAAAACTATAACTGGCTGTTTATTCAGACCAAACACTTCGATGTTTATTTTGCCGAAGGCGGTGAAAGAATAGCCGAATTTACTGCCGCTGTTGCAGAGGATGCAATTAATAAACTTCACATGGATTTTAATTACCTGATCAATAACCGTGTTGCTCTTATTGTTTATAATTCCCATAATGATTTTATAGAAACCAATATAACCGATCAGTACCTAAGTCAGGGAATCGGCGGATTTACTGAACCGTTTAAAAACCGTGTAGTTTTTCCGTTCGAAGGATCATACGAAAAATTCCGCCATGTAATTTTCCACGAGCTTGTCCATGCAATTATGCAGGATTTCTACTACGGCGGAACAATTCAGAATATTATTTCAAAGGGAATTACTCTTCAGCTTCCCCACTGGTTCATGGAAGGCAGCGCCGAATATTTGTCTCAGGGCTGGGAAACCAACACGGACATGTTTATACGAAACGCCATAATAAGCGAACAGTTACCGGATATTGAAAGACTTACCGGATATCTCGGTTACAGAGGCGGGCAATCGGTATTCAAATATATAGCTGATACTTATGGAAGGCAGAAGATCGGCGAGCTTGTTAATAAAATTAAATCGCTCGGTTCCGTTGAAGCCGCTTTAAAAGGCTCAATCGGAATCAGTATGGAAGAATTAAATGAAAGATGGAAGAAAAGCCTTAAAAAAGAATACTGGCCGGACATTGCCGTTAAGGAAGATCCGGATGAATTTGCCAAGAGACTAACCGATAACCGTAAAGACGGTGGATTTTATAACTCAAGTCCTGCCCTATCGCCTCAGGGTGATAAGATTGCGTTTATATCCGACCGCGATATTTATCTTGATGTATATATAATGGAAGCGAGCACTGGTAAGATCCTTAAAAAGCTTGTAGAAAGCGGCAGAGCAAACGACTTCGAAGAACTGAATCTTCTCCATCCTTCACTCACATGGTCACCGGATAACAGAAGGATTGCGATTTCACTTAAGAGCGGCGGATACGACAGGATTTATTTAATTGATACTGAAACCGAGGAAAGCACAGAACTCCCTTTTCAATTCCCGGGTATCGAGTCTGTTAACTGGTCACGGGATGGCAACAGGATCTCTTTCAATGCTCATAATGCAACTCAGTCGGATATCTATTTTTACGATCTTTCTACCGGAGCGCTTGAGAATGTTACAAACGATATATTCAGTGATACGGATCCCGTATGGTCGCCCGACAGTAAAAAAATTGTCTTCGCCTCCGATCGGAAAGATATACTTAACGGTTCCGCGGTTGGAGAAAATTTCTTTATGTACAATCACGAATTTGGCCAGCTCGATCTCTATATAATCGATGTAGAATCCAGGAAAATTGAGAGACTAACAGATTGGGAATTCAGCAATGAAAGATTTGCAACATTTTCAGATCAAGGAGATGAAATTTTATTCGTTTCCGATAAAAACGGTATAGATAATATTTACAGGAAGAAAATAAGAGGAGCCAATTCATCTGATGAATTGAAGTTAACAGATATAAAGGCAATTCCAATTACCAACTCATACGGTCAGATAAGTCAGATTTCAACATCATACGACGGTAAAAAGCTAGCGTTTACATCACTTTACAAGATGGGTTATAATATTTTTATGCTCAGTAATCCGTACGAAATGAAACTGGATTCAGATACTCTTAAGCTTACTAATTATATGGCAAGTCTGGTAAATAAAGGAACTGGACCGGCTAAATTATTTTCGGATGAAACTTACGCCGAAAAGAAGGATTCGGTAAATAACGGTATTGCTGCAGATTCAGATACAACCGTTTCAAAATCGAAAAAAATATTTGTAGGCCAGTATGTTACTGACGAGGAAGTGAAAAGCGATTCGGTAACTAACAATTACAGAAAATATGTATTTGGCGGCGAGGATATTCCATCCGACAGCACGAGAATAATAAACCGTGATGAGTTGTTCGCTCAAAAACTAGATCCGGACGGAAACTTTCTTGTTAACAGGTACAAGATTAATTTCTCCCCCGATCTCATCTATGCAAATGCAGGATACAGTTCTCTTTACGGGCTGCTCGGAACAACCGTACTTTCGTTCAGCGACGTTCTCGGCAATCACCGGCTTATTGGAATTACCTCACTACAGATTGACATTAAAAACAGTGACTACGGACTTGCATATTACTATTTAGAAAACAGGATGAATTTCGGAATTGAAGGATTCCATACTGCAAGATTCCTATACAGGTCTTCGTTCTTCGGATCGGAGCTCTACAGGTTCAGGAATTTCGGGGCAGTAGTTTCAGCAAGCTATCCAATAAACAGATTCTACCGGTTAGACGGATCATTAAGTTTGATGAACGTAACTTCAGAGAATCTCGATAATATTTCTGTACCGTCCGATAAAGCGACATACATTGTACCTGCTGTAAGCTTTATTCATGATAATGTAATGTGGGGATATACTTCTCCGATTGAAGGGACAAGATACAATTTTACTTTATTCGGCAATCCGGGTATAACCAGGAAGCAGCAGAGCTTTTATTCGTTAGTATTCGATTATAGAACATATCTACGTTTCTGGTTCGATAATTCACTTGTATTCAGATTTTCGGGCGGCTACTCGGGCGGTGCCAATCCCCAGAAATTCTTTATGGGCGGAACCGACAACTGGATAAACAGAACTTTTGCAACACAGGATATACCGATTGAAACGGCCTCCGATTTTGCATTTCTCACACCCGCAATGCCGTTAAGAGGATTCGACTACGCGGAAAAAATCGGCTCCAAATATTCCCTTGTCAACCTCGAATTAAGAATGCCTCTGATCCGTTACCTGCTTACTGGACCGCTGCCGCTTCTGTTTCAGAATATTTTGGGTGTTGCATTCGTGGATGCGGGCGCAGCATGGTCGAATACAGGTAAATTGAAACCGTTCACAAAGAATCAGTTCGGCAATACAATTACAAACGATCTTATGATAGGAACAGGAGTGGGATTCAGGTTATATCTGCTGTTCCTGTGGCGTTTCGATGTTGCATGGAAATATAATGTGCAGGGTTTTTCATCGCCAAGATATTATCTCTCGATAGGATATGATTTTTAA
- a CDS encoding ribose-phosphate pyrophosphokinase, whose translation MEQEPLIFSGTSNPELTAKICEYLGIRQGEIDYKKFSDGEIWVKFKENIRGRDVYIIQSTHPPAENLMELLIMLDAAKRASAKRVTAVIPYFGYARQDRKDQPRVSVSAKLAANIITVAGADRVITMDLHAAQIQGFFDIPFDHLYASPVFTVLFKEKIEDLVVVAPDIGGIKLARSYANKLDADFVVIDKRRPKHNVVEFMNIIGDVKGKNILLVDDLIDTGGTFVSAINALKVNGAKKIFGVATHPLLSGEAVEKLEKSEIETLYVTDSIPLKSNRSNKIVVRTASGLFAEAIIRSNRNESISSLFEIDKDKL comes from the coding sequence TTGGAACAAGAACCATTAATATTTTCCGGTACATCTAATCCAGAGTTAACAGCCAAAATCTGCGAATATCTTGGTATTAGACAGGGCGAGATCGATTACAAGAAGTTCAGCGACGGTGAAATATGGGTAAAATTTAAGGAGAATATTAGGGGAAGAGACGTATACATAATTCAGTCGACTCATCCCCCCGCAGAAAATTTAATGGAGTTGTTAATCATGCTCGATGCAGCCAAACGCGCATCGGCTAAGAGAGTAACAGCAGTTATTCCGTATTTCGGATATGCAAGACAGGACAGAAAGGATCAGCCCAGGGTATCTGTCTCAGCTAAACTGGCTGCAAATATTATAACCGTTGCCGGAGCCGATCGTGTAATAACAATGGATCTTCACGCGGCGCAGATACAGGGATTTTTTGATATACCTTTCGATCACCTTTATGCATCGCCTGTATTTACTGTCTTGTTCAAAGAAAAAATTGAAGACCTGGTTGTTGTGGCCCCTGATATCGGCGGGATTAAATTAGCACGTTCTTATGCAAATAAACTCGATGCTGATTTTGTTGTAATAGATAAAAGAAGACCCAAGCATAATGTTGTTGAATTTATGAACATAATTGGAGATGTAAAAGGGAAAAACATTCTGCTTGTAGACGATCTTATTGACACAGGCGGTACATTTGTATCGGCTATAAACGCATTAAAAGTAAACGGCGCGAAAAAAATATTCGGTGTTGCTACACATCCTCTGCTTTCGGGCGAAGCCGTTGAGAAACTTGAAAAAAGCGAAATTGAAACTCTTTATGTCACGGATAGTATTCCGCTTAAATCGAATAGAAGCAATAAAATAGTTGTAAGAACCGCTTCTGGACTTTTTGCGGAAGCTATCATCAGATCGAATAGAAATGAATCGATCAGTTCTTTATTCGAAATAGATAAAGACAAATTATAG
- the rnr gene encoding ribonuclease R: MKKEIKSFFKNHPSLKVKGKEIAKHFGITEEYAYAELKSVLYKLTEEGYLEKQGKRYSLSSFGSDKLIGQLQIVGEGDYGFVVLKDQTYKTDVFISGKNLGTAFDGDIVHVNLLSKKHGKNIEGQIVEIVERKQTEIVGRLEKSRSFFFVVPDNKKIHRDIYIPPENLKGASSGDKVVAGKIEWSSPDLNPEGHILELLGKAGSYDAEIASIAREFGLSYKFTDKVLKNADSISESIPESEIKKRLDLRDSVTITIDPEDAKDFDDAVSIETLANGNFSVGIHIADVSHYVTENSPIYKEALNRATSVYLVGKVIPMLPEKLSNIVCSLVPNKDRLTFSVIAEMTPNGKVVSYQIVKSVINSKRRFTYEEAQKIIETEKGDYADRVLLLNKLARKLRAKRIKKGSINFFSPEVVFKLDESGIPVDIKIKEVRESNNLIEEFMLLANQIVAEHIKPLKNKIQIPFVYRIHDLPDKEKIIEFSRFVKSLGYSFDPNSASKSEQFQKLLESCEGTEEEAVINEIAIRSMAKAVYSTNNIGHYGLGFKHYTHFTSPIRRFPDLIVHNLIFRYLKNNTEKNFSIEDLEEICNHSSAMERNAINAERLSVKLKQIEYLRGKVGTEFHGVVSGITSFGIFIELNQNLAEGLIRYRDLEDDYYTFDEKNYSITGKRTGRRIRLGDKVNVKLVRVDNEKREIDFILLD, encoded by the coding sequence ATGAAAAAAGAAATAAAATCATTCTTTAAAAATCATCCTTCCCTTAAAGTAAAAGGGAAAGAAATTGCGAAGCATTTTGGAATTACAGAAGAATATGCTTACGCAGAACTTAAAAGCGTTTTGTATAAGCTTACCGAGGAAGGTTATCTTGAAAAGCAGGGTAAGAGATATTCACTCAGCAGTTTCGGAAGTGATAAACTTATCGGCCAGCTTCAGATTGTTGGTGAAGGCGATTACGGGTTTGTAGTGCTGAAAGATCAAACATATAAAACAGATGTGTTCATATCGGGGAAAAATCTTGGTACGGCTTTCGACGGTGATATTGTTCATGTAAATCTTCTGTCGAAGAAACACGGTAAGAACATAGAAGGACAGATTGTTGAGATTGTTGAAAGAAAGCAAACTGAGATTGTAGGTAGATTGGAGAAGAGCAGATCTTTCTTTTTTGTAGTACCCGACAACAAGAAAATCCACCGCGATATTTATATCCCGCCGGAAAATCTGAAAGGCGCCAGTTCCGGCGATAAGGTTGTTGCCGGGAAAATTGAATGGAGTTCACCTGATCTGAACCCGGAGGGACATATTCTAGAGTTACTTGGCAAAGCCGGCAGTTACGATGCCGAAATAGCATCAATTGCAAGGGAATTCGGACTCTCATACAAGTTCACAGATAAAGTATTGAAGAATGCGGATTCAATTTCAGAATCGATTCCGGAATCCGAAATCAAAAAAAGGCTCGATCTTCGGGATTCGGTTACTATTACAATTGATCCTGAGGACGCAAAAGATTTCGACGACGCGGTTTCAATTGAAACTCTTGCCAATGGAAATTTTTCAGTAGGAATTCATATTGCTGATGTAAGCCATTATGTTACCGAAAATTCCCCCATTTATAAGGAAGCTCTTAATCGTGCTACCAGTGTTTATCTGGTAGGCAAGGTTATCCCGATGCTTCCTGAGAAATTATCGAACATTGTTTGTTCCCTGGTTCCAAACAAAGACCGATTGACATTTTCCGTAATAGCCGAAATGACACCGAACGGAAAAGTTGTCTCTTATCAGATAGTTAAATCCGTGATCAACAGTAAAAGGCGATTCACATATGAAGAAGCCCAGAAGATTATCGAAACTGAAAAAGGTGATTATGCCGATAGAGTGCTCTTATTAAACAAGCTCGCAAGGAAACTGAGAGCCAAGAGAATAAAAAAAGGAAGTATAAACTTTTTTTCTCCCGAAGTTGTCTTTAAACTTGACGAAAGTGGTATCCCTGTAGATATTAAAATTAAAGAGGTAAGGGAGAGCAATAATCTAATTGAAGAATTCATGCTTCTGGCCAATCAGATTGTTGCAGAACATATTAAACCCTTAAAGAACAAAATTCAGATTCCGTTTGTTTATAGGATACATGATCTGCCCGATAAGGAAAAAATAATTGAATTTTCTCGATTCGTTAAATCGTTGGGATATTCATTTGATCCGAACTCAGCAAGCAAATCAGAACAGTTTCAAAAACTTCTTGAGAGCTGCGAAGGGACGGAAGAGGAAGCAGTTATAAATGAAATTGCAATTAGATCGATGGCAAAGGCGGTTTATTCGACAAATAATATAGGGCATTACGGTCTGGGATTTAAACATTATACCCATTTTACCTCTCCTATTCGCCGTTTTCCGGATCTTATTGTTCATAATTTGATTTTCAGGTATTTGAAGAATAATACAGAGAAAAATTTTTCTATAGAAGATTTAGAAGAAATTTGCAATCATTCTTCTGCGATGGAAAGAAATGCTATAAACGCCGAGCGCCTTTCCGTGAAGTTGAAACAAATTGAATATTTGCGGGGTAAAGTAGGAACTGAATTTCACGGTGTTGTTTCCGGAATTACAAGCTTTGGAATTTTCATTGAGCTTAACCAGAATCTGGCCGAGGGATTGATAAGATACAGGGATCTGGAAGATGATTATTATACGTTCGACGAAAAGAATTACTCCATAACCGGTAAAAGGACCGGAAGAAGAATTCGGTTAGGAGATAAAGTGAATGTAAAATTGGTCCGCGTAGATAATGAAAAAAGAGAAATTGATTTTATTCTGCTTGACTAA
- a CDS encoding sodium-translocating pyrophosphatase translates to MTWLIYIIPVFGLLALLYSYLKNSWISRQEPGNERMIEISNYIREGAIAFLKTEYKVLIFFVLAIALLLGISNNGRADSSWLIAVSFIGGAFSSALAGFLGMMAATKANVRTTNAARKSLGAALQIAFSGGSIMGMNVVGLGILGLGLLLILYSYLWDVNNTFELGRIINVISGFSLGASSIALFARVGGGIYTKAADVGADLAGKVYEGIPEDDPRNPAVIADNVGDNVGDVAGMGADLFESFVGAIVGTMVLGAIFASPEVPEIGLEAVLLPLLLAGTGIVLSIVGAFFVRVKEGGNPQRALNTGEFLAAGLMIIASYFIITNLLPESWTFEGFNYTSTGVFYATLIGLAAGVLIGIITEYYTSTDNKPVFEIASQSVTGVATNIISGLGVGMMSTALPIIIIAAGIIGSFHFANLYGIAIAALGMLSTTGIQLAVDAYGPISDNAGGIAEMSELPKEVRERTDKLDAVGNTTAAIGKGFAIGSAALTALALFSAYMHQAQIKVIDIAQPIIMGGVFIGAMLPFLFSALAMGAVGRAAKQMIIEVGRQFKEIKGLREGTAKAEYSKCVEISTKAAIREMIVPGLMAVVIPVVVGFSSKEMLAGLLAGVTVSGVLMAIFQSNSGGAWDNAKKLIEGGIEIEGFNYVKGSDAHKAAVVGDTVGDPFKDTSGPSLNILIKLMSVVSLVIAPLIK, encoded by the coding sequence ATGACCTGGCTTATATATATAATTCCGGTATTCGGACTTCTAGCATTACTCTATTCCTACCTTAAGAACTCCTGGATCTCCAGACAGGAACCGGGCAACGAAAGAATGATTGAAATCTCTAATTATATTAGAGAGGGTGCAATAGCATTTCTTAAGACCGAATACAAAGTTTTGATCTTTTTCGTCCTGGCAATTGCACTGCTTCTCGGAATTTCTAATAACGGACGAGCCGATTCTTCATGGCTGATAGCAGTTTCATTCATCGGTGGAGCATTCAGTTCAGCGCTTGCCGGATTTCTAGGAATGATGGCCGCTACAAAAGCAAATGTAAGAACAACAAATGCAGCGAGGAAAAGTTTAGGAGCTGCGCTTCAGATAGCATTTTCCGGCGGTTCTATTATGGGTATGAATGTGGTTGGACTCGGTATTCTGGGATTGGGACTTCTACTTATACTCTATTCATATTTATGGGATGTGAATAATACATTCGAATTAGGCAGAATAATAAATGTAATTTCCGGTTTTTCACTCGGTGCGTCTTCAATTGCTCTTTTTGCAAGAGTTGGAGGCGGAATCTATACAAAAGCTGCAGACGTTGGCGCAGACCTTGCTGGGAAAGTATACGAAGGGATTCCAGAAGATGATCCGAGAAATCCTGCTGTGATTGCAGATAACGTAGGTGATAATGTTGGTGACGTAGCAGGAATGGGTGCTGACTTATTTGAATCTTTTGTTGGCGCGATTGTCGGCACTATGGTTTTGGGTGCAATATTTGCAAGTCCGGAAGTACCTGAAATCGGTCTTGAAGCAGTATTACTTCCCTTACTTCTGGCAGGAACCGGAATAGTACTCTCGATAGTAGGTGCATTTTTTGTCCGTGTAAAAGAAGGCGGAAATCCCCAGAGAGCACTGAACACCGGTGAGTTTCTTGCCGCAGGATTAATGATTATAGCTTCGTATTTCATTATTACAAATCTATTACCGGAGAGTTGGACGTTTGAAGGTTTTAATTATACCAGTACGGGAGTTTTCTACGCTACATTAATAGGACTGGCAGCCGGAGTTCTCATAGGTATTATTACGGAGTATTATACAAGTACGGATAACAAACCTGTTTTCGAAATTGCCAGTCAATCTGTAACCGGTGTTGCAACGAACATCATTTCCGGCCTTGGTGTGGGCATGATGTCTACAGCTCTTCCAATAATTATTATCGCGGCTGGAATTATTGGTTCATTCCATTTTGCCAATCTCTACGGAATTGCTATTGCAGCACTTGGAATGCTTTCAACAACCGGAATTCAATTAGCAGTTGACGCATACGGACCGATTTCTGATAATGCAGGAGGAATCGCCGAAATGTCCGAGCTTCCCAAGGAAGTCCGTGAGCGAACGGACAAGCTTGATGCCGTTGGAAATACAACAGCTGCAATAGGAAAAGGATTTGCAATTGGATCTGCAGCATTAACAGCTCTGGCATTATTCAGCGCTTATATGCATCAGGCACAAATTAAAGTTATAGATATTGCTCAGCCGATTATAATGGGCGGAGTTTTTATAGGTGCGATGCTTCCTTTCCTTTTCTCGGCGCTTGCAATGGGAGCTGTAGGGCGTGCCGCGAAACAGATGATTATTGAGGTAGGAAGGCAATTTAAGGAGATTAAAGGATTAAGAGAAGGAACTGCGAAAGCCGAATATTCAAAGTGTGTTGAGATTTCAACTAAAGCTGCTATAAGGGAAATGATTGTTCCCGGACTTATGGCGGTTGTTATTCCGGTAGTTGTCGGTTTCTCCAGCAAGGAAATGCTGGCAGGCCTGCTTGCCGGTGTAACCGTATCAGGTGTATTAATGGCGATTTTTCAATCAAATTCCGGGGGTGCCTGGGATAACGCAAAAAAACTGATTGAAGGCGGAATTGAAATTGAAGGATTTAATTATGTAAAGGGCTCGGATGCCCATAAAGCTGCGGTTGTTGGAGATACAGTGGGAGATCCGTTTAAGGATACATCGGGTCCGTCACTTAATATCCTTATAAAACTTATGTCCGTTGTATCTTTAGTTATTGCGCCGCTTATTAAATAG
- the pth gene encoding aminoacyl-tRNA hydrolase, whose amino-acid sequence MIGLGNPGKKYESTRHNIGFLILDAFAEKQRLFFKSSKRDYLYSEGTLRSSDFFLIKPTTFMNLSGIAVLDFISDHPTMMNDLLVITDDVNLELGKIRLRQSGGDGGHNGLKSIIYHLQNDNFPRLRFGVGNKFDEGELAGYVLDRFSEKELDSIKEGFDLSVDLVYHFIAGGYKSMMDHFSRFNKMKKSDQQESDKIEGQN is encoded by the coding sequence GTGATCGGTCTGGGTAATCCAGGTAAAAAATACGAATCGACACGTCATAATATTGGTTTTCTGATTCTTGATGCATTCGCTGAAAAGCAGAGGTTGTTTTTTAAGTCTTCTAAAAGAGACTATTTATATTCGGAAGGTACATTGCGATCTTCCGATTTTTTTTTAATTAAACCAACTACTTTTATGAATTTGAGCGGCATTGCCGTTCTTGATTTTATTTCAGATCATCCTACCATGATGAATGATCTTCTTGTTATTACCGATGATGTGAACCTTGAACTCGGTAAAATACGTTTAAGACAAAGCGGCGGCGACGGTGGCCACAACGGTCTGAAATCCATAATATACCATTTACAGAACGATAACTTCCCAAGGTTGCGATTTGGTGTTGGCAATAAGTTCGATGAGGGTGAATTGGCCGGGTATGTTCTTGACCGGTTTTCCGAAAAAGAATTAGATTCCATCAAAGAAGGTTTTGATCTGTCGGTAGATCTGGTTTATCATTTTATTGCAGGCGGTTACAAGTCTATGATGGACCATTTCAGCAGGTTTAATAAAATGAAAAAGTCTGATCAGCAGGAATCAGATAAAATCGAAGGGCAAAATTAG